In Achromobacter spanius, the following proteins share a genomic window:
- a CDS encoding response regulator codes for MYSVTMPTPDKNLVMLVDDAPDNLKMLSTALDAAGYQVLVATDGQSAIERVDFVVPDIVLLDAVMPGMDGFETCARLKAHPTAGDVPVVFMTGLTEPEHVLKGFRVGGVDYVTKPLDPDVVVARLRTHLRNARSLSAAFDAIDAAARAVVALDARGLPIWKTGKARIWLAAYFGCAEDAADLPAPLADWVAGNLAAGPAAEPLSVVSARGRLTLSLSASRRSGETLLLLQETAPFAPAYGLTPREADVLRWLAKGKTNRDIADILGMAPRTVNKHLEHIYVKLGVETRAAAAALAVRQGEAF; via the coding sequence ATGTACAGCGTCACCATGCCCACGCCCGATAAAAACCTCGTCATGCTGGTCGATGACGCGCCGGACAATCTGAAAATGCTCTCCACCGCATTGGATGCAGCGGGCTATCAGGTGCTGGTGGCCACCGACGGCCAATCGGCGATAGAGCGGGTGGATTTCGTGGTGCCGGATATCGTGCTGCTGGATGCGGTGATGCCGGGGATGGATGGATTCGAGACCTGCGCGCGCTTGAAAGCGCATCCGACGGCGGGAGATGTTCCGGTGGTGTTCATGACGGGCCTGACCGAACCCGAGCACGTGTTGAAGGGGTTTCGGGTGGGCGGCGTGGATTATGTGACCAAGCCGCTGGACCCGGATGTGGTGGTGGCCAGGCTGCGTACGCATTTGCGCAATGCGCGCAGCCTGTCGGCGGCCTTCGATGCGATCGACGCGGCGGCGCGGGCCGTGGTGGCGCTGGATGCGCGCGGGCTGCCGATCTGGAAGACGGGCAAGGCGCGGATCTGGTTGGCGGCCTATTTTGGTTGCGCGGAGGATGCGGCGGATCTGCCGGCGCCCCTGGCGGATTGGGTGGCGGGCAATCTGGCGGCCGGACCGGCGGCTGAACCCTTGAGTGTTGTCAGTGCGCGTGGGCGCTTGACCTTGAGCCTGTCGGCATCACGGCGTAGCGGCGAAACGTTGCTGCTGTTGCAGGAGACGGCGCCGTTCGCGCCGGCCTACGGCCTGACGCCGCGCGAGGCCGATGTGCTGCGCTGGTTGGCCAAGGGCAAAACCAATCGGGATATCGCCGACATTCTGGGCATGGCGCCACGAACGGTGAACAAGCACCTGGAACACATCTACGTCAAACTGGGCGTGGAAACGCGCGCGGCGGCGGCTGCGCTGGCGGTGCGGCAGGGGGAAGCCTTTTGA
- a CDS encoding tetratricopeptide repeat protein, whose translation MAQTDVRGNPVSTDDQTSLATCEQAQSLFLGYYGDPLGIIDQALANNPVFVMGHVLRAGMMITASDQCVEPLLRESVEAAERLHDIANTRERRHTAAARAWLDGEFSTALRRYADILIDYPHDTLALQVGHIGDFLLGRSTMLRDRVAGILPEWNSQMPHYGYVLGMHAFGLEETNLYAQAEAQGRRALELNPRDPWAVHAVAHVLEMQGRVEEGIAWLDGRREDWSTDNMLSIHNWWHLALFHLDRDETTEVLALYDKRLRESSTGQVLDLVDASAMLWRLLLRGVDVGPRWRQLADVWQERGGTGYYAFNDVHALMAYLGASNDAAAQQLIGAMEAAAESSGTNAMMTRAVGLPVAHALVAFARQDYALAADLLRDVRLIAHRFGGSHAQRDVLALTLVEAALRDGARSLAKVLTAERMALKPASEGNRKLASRAAAL comes from the coding sequence ATGGCGCAGACCGATGTGCGGGGCAATCCCGTTTCCACGGATGATCAAACATCCCTGGCCACCTGCGAACAGGCGCAATCCCTGTTTCTTGGCTATTACGGCGACCCGCTAGGAATCATCGACCAGGCCTTGGCCAACAACCCCGTGTTCGTCATGGGTCATGTGCTGCGCGCAGGGATGATGATCACGGCCAGCGACCAATGCGTGGAGCCGCTGCTGCGCGAAAGCGTGGAAGCCGCCGAGCGCCTGCACGACATCGCCAACACGCGCGAACGGCGCCACACCGCCGCCGCGCGCGCTTGGCTGGATGGCGAATTCTCCACTGCACTGCGGCGCTACGCCGACATTCTCATTGACTACCCGCACGACACGCTAGCCCTGCAAGTGGGCCATATCGGCGACTTCCTGCTTGGGCGCTCGACCATGCTGCGCGACCGCGTGGCCGGCATTCTTCCGGAATGGAACAGCCAGATGCCGCACTACGGCTACGTGCTGGGCATGCATGCCTTCGGCCTGGAGGAAACCAACTTGTACGCCCAGGCCGAGGCCCAGGGCCGGCGCGCGCTGGAGTTGAACCCCCGCGATCCCTGGGCCGTGCACGCGGTGGCCCATGTGCTGGAGATGCAGGGGCGCGTGGAGGAGGGCATCGCATGGTTGGACGGACGCCGCGAAGACTGGTCCACCGACAATATGCTGTCCATCCACAACTGGTGGCATCTGGCACTGTTCCACCTGGACCGCGACGAGACAACCGAGGTGCTGGCCCTGTACGACAAGCGGCTGCGCGAATCGTCCACCGGGCAGGTCCTGGACCTGGTCGATGCGTCCGCCATGCTGTGGCGCCTGCTGCTGCGCGGCGTGGACGTAGGACCGCGCTGGCGACAGTTGGCCGACGTATGGCAGGAACGCGGGGGCACGGGGTATTACGCGTTCAATGATGTCCATGCCTTGATGGCCTACCTGGGCGCGAGCAATGACGCGGCCGCGCAGCAATTGATAGGCGCCATGGAGGCCGCGGCGGAAAGCAGCGGCACCAATGCAATGATGACGCGTGCCGTCGGCCTGCCCGTGGCGCATGCGTTGGTGGCCTTCGCCCGCCAGGACTATGCGCTGGCCGCGGACCTGCTGCGTGACGTGCGCCTGATCGCGCACCGCTTTGGCGGCAGCCACGCCCAGCGTGATGTGCTGGCGCTGACCCTGGTGGAAGCGGCCTTGCGCGATGGCGCTCGCAGCCTGGCCAAGGTGCTGACGGCGGAACGCATGGCCTTGAAACCCGCCAGCGAAGGCAACCGCAAGCTGGCTTCGCGGGCGGCGGCGCTGTAG
- a CDS encoding UvrD-helicase domain-containing protein, with protein sequence MDQKNMNVEFVRAGAGSGKTYYLTHLLADRLRSGAARPAAILATTFTVKAASELRERARSTLLNQRRLDLAAALGQASIGTVNSVCGRLIQRFCFELGISPDQTVLTEDEGRRLVRVAVEGVQDASGVENLAQLAARLDLKDDAVTATLHAIMNAARSNNLNPDELAKMGPRNSEAMLACWPRPQGDHDAVLAEALERTEHELKRVQAAGANTKVLNDAIESITTARSALSRGQLSWNAWQQLSKLKAGAKQASIVEDLQDIAARHPTHGRFHDDVRNYLCTVFDLAGRALQAFADAKRELGVVDFTDQEVLLLRALQSSTLVREALAGELDLVLVDEFQDTNPLQLAIFVELAKLAKSSIWVGDPKQAIYGFRGTDSTLIQQILDSVEGWGGTMGTPLSDSYRSTPGLVGLANEVFVPAFHPAPASETALRPVRTPLAGQTQLLNWSFVTEAGKRSISLKALGPAVSELLGRGILIADKATGQERPLQASDIAVLCRKNDHIKSAVDALSRWGIAAAAARPGLMSTPEVQLVLACLRRLQDASDTVATAMIVGLTGSIRPEDWLQDRLQFLAGIAADGDGETSPSVSAWKAEGADAHPLIARLASLRPSLVSLTPREALRLAKAESGVARLAHQWSAAEREAQVRIANIEALLALAQQYEEACLGSRQPATINGMLLWFQELVADGADGRAAAAHGAVEVMTFHAAKGLEWPMVIVIGLDHGYRTDLWNVRSRTIGAFDATAPLANRYIHHWVNPFRSAVQVIADAEASETGKLMAEQARTENTRLLYVALTRARDVLALVGGTKTVDSAPSCDWLEEIDAAAKLWGPAGASVMDGQTVVRETKAWDFDESLDAPPAPAARAMRYFDARQPKSFDRLWFAPSAAQAGQHRAVKVEDVGKRIVVQSDTDMAALGSALHGCIACSVADPSRPISDEQIREVLIRWGVHGAVTPEAVRFQVEAFQDWWQSKWPEGTAQAELPIQVPRADGTVIRGQIDLLIRVAAGRILIDHKADPRGVADGERLAATHGGQLEAYARAVEAASGEAVRERWLFLPVAARAVQIAAAHE encoded by the coding sequence ATGGATCAGAAGAATATGAATGTGGAATTCGTCCGCGCCGGGGCGGGCAGCGGAAAGACCTATTACCTGACTCACTTGCTGGCGGACCGTCTGCGAAGCGGCGCTGCGCGGCCAGCAGCGATCCTGGCCACCACCTTCACGGTCAAGGCTGCCTCGGAGTTGCGCGAGCGCGCGAGGTCGACGTTGTTGAACCAGCGGCGGCTTGATCTTGCCGCCGCGCTGGGGCAGGCGAGCATCGGTACGGTCAATAGCGTCTGCGGGCGTTTGATTCAGCGATTCTGCTTTGAACTCGGCATCTCGCCGGATCAGACGGTGCTGACCGAAGACGAAGGCCGCCGCCTTGTGCGCGTGGCTGTGGAAGGCGTTCAGGATGCGAGCGGCGTCGAGAATCTGGCGCAGCTGGCCGCGCGACTGGACCTGAAGGATGACGCGGTGACGGCCACGCTGCACGCGATCATGAACGCGGCGCGCTCCAACAACCTCAACCCCGACGAACTGGCCAAGATGGGGCCACGCAATTCGGAAGCCATGCTTGCGTGCTGGCCGCGCCCGCAGGGCGATCACGATGCAGTCCTGGCCGAGGCGCTTGAACGTACGGAGCACGAACTCAAGCGGGTGCAGGCCGCCGGCGCGAATACCAAGGTTCTGAACGACGCGATCGAGAGCATCACGACTGCCCGCAGCGCGCTCTCTCGCGGGCAACTTTCCTGGAACGCCTGGCAGCAGCTGTCGAAACTGAAGGCGGGCGCCAAGCAGGCCAGCATCGTGGAGGACCTTCAAGATATCGCGGCACGCCATCCTACCCATGGCCGGTTTCACGATGATGTGCGGAACTATCTTTGTACGGTGTTCGACCTGGCGGGACGTGCCTTGCAAGCCTTTGCCGATGCCAAGCGGGAACTTGGCGTGGTCGACTTCACGGATCAAGAGGTCTTGCTGCTGCGAGCCTTGCAAAGCAGCACCCTGGTGCGTGAAGCGCTCGCAGGGGAACTCGATCTCGTGCTGGTCGACGAGTTCCAGGACACGAATCCGCTTCAATTGGCCATCTTCGTAGAGTTGGCGAAGCTGGCCAAAAGCTCGATATGGGTAGGCGACCCCAAGCAAGCCATCTATGGCTTTCGCGGCACGGATTCGACACTCATTCAGCAGATCCTTGATTCCGTGGAAGGCTGGGGCGGCACGATGGGTACACCGTTGTCGGATTCGTACCGGTCCACCCCTGGGTTGGTGGGCTTGGCCAACGAGGTGTTCGTGCCGGCGTTTCACCCCGCGCCAGCCTCCGAAACCGCGCTCAGGCCGGTGCGCACGCCGCTTGCCGGACAGACTCAGCTTTTGAACTGGTCATTCGTGACGGAAGCCGGGAAACGCTCAATTTCGCTGAAAGCCTTGGGACCCGCGGTGTCGGAGCTGCTGGGGCGCGGCATCCTGATTGCCGACAAGGCTACGGGCCAGGAGCGTCCGTTGCAAGCCAGCGACATCGCCGTGCTGTGCCGCAAGAACGACCATATCAAGTCCGCGGTCGATGCTCTGAGCCGCTGGGGCATTGCCGCGGCGGCGGCCCGGCCCGGCTTGATGTCGACGCCCGAGGTTCAGTTGGTGCTGGCCTGCCTGCGCCGTTTGCAGGACGCCTCGGATACGGTGGCCACGGCCATGATTGTCGGGCTGACGGGTTCGATCAGGCCGGAAGACTGGCTGCAAGACCGATTGCAGTTTCTTGCCGGGATAGCTGCGGACGGAGACGGCGAGACTTCCCCCTCGGTGTCGGCATGGAAGGCGGAGGGAGCGGACGCTCATCCGCTTATCGCCCGGCTGGCCAGCTTGCGGCCGTCCCTGGTGTCGCTCACGCCGCGTGAAGCGCTGCGGCTGGCAAAAGCCGAGTCCGGCGTCGCGCGCTTGGCCCACCAGTGGTCGGCGGCAGAGCGTGAGGCGCAGGTTCGTATCGCCAACATCGAAGCGCTGTTGGCGTTGGCGCAACAGTACGAGGAGGCTTGTCTGGGCTCGCGGCAACCGGCGACGATCAACGGGATGTTGCTTTGGTTCCAGGAACTGGTGGCTGATGGGGCGGACGGACGCGCGGCCGCCGCCCATGGCGCGGTCGAAGTCATGACCTTCCATGCGGCCAAGGGCCTGGAGTGGCCGATGGTGATCGTGATCGGCCTGGATCACGGCTACCGCACTGATCTATGGAACGTGCGTTCCCGGACAATCGGTGCTTTTGACGCGACAGCCCCTCTGGCCAACCGCTACATCCATCATTGGGTGAATCCCTTCAGGTCTGCCGTGCAGGTCATCGCCGATGCGGAGGCCTCGGAAACCGGCAAGCTCATGGCCGAGCAGGCGCGCACTGAGAACACACGCCTGCTGTATGTCGCCCTTACCCGCGCACGCGATGTGCTCGCCCTGGTGGGCGGTACCAAGACGGTGGATTCGGCCCCGTCCTGCGATTGGCTCGAAGAGATCGACGCGGCCGCCAAGCTCTGGGGACCGGCGGGCGCTTCCGTGATGGACGGCCAGACGGTCGTCCGCGAAACGAAAGCCTGGGACTTCGATGAATCACTCGACGCACCGCCCGCGCCGGCCGCACGGGCCATGCGTTACTTCGACGCACGCCAGCCAAAGTCTTTTGACCGGCTCTGGTTTGCGCCCAGCGCCGCCCAGGCCGGGCAGCATCGGGCGGTGAAGGTGGAGGACGTAGGCAAGCGGATCGTTGTCCAGTCCGACACCGACATGGCTGCGCTGGGTTCGGCGCTGCATGGTTGCATCGCTTGCTCGGTGGCGGATCCGTCGCGTCCCATCAGCGATGAACAGATCAGGGAGGTCCTGATACGCTGGGGCGTCCATGGCGCCGTGACGCCGGAAGCGGTCCGCTTCCAGGTGGAGGCCTTTCAGGACTGGTGGCAGTCGAAGTGGCCCGAAGGCACTGCCCAGGCGGAACTGCCGATTCAGGTGCCACGTGCCGACGGCACCGTCATCCGCGGCCAGATCGATCTGCTGATCCGCGTCGCGGCTGGCCGCATCCTCATCGATCACAAGGCCGACCCGCGCGGCGTCGCGGATGGCGAGCGCCTGGCCGCGACGCACGGCGGACAATTGGAGGCCTACGCTCGCGCAGTCGAGGCCGCGTCGGGAGAGGCCGTGCGTGAGCGCTGGCTATTCCTGCCCGTTGCCGCTCGCGCTGTGCAGATTGCTGCAGCCCATGAATAA
- a CDS encoding PD-(D/E)XK nuclease family protein, with translation MQEQQGTTAALRITLGLHIEQWQGPHPGASLERATVGRQAFLGMLETWLGLSSLPVSAAERTAAFLLALRQSDGPDRFFHDSLAADEIGTAARLLQWRDEWILGGWTGTAAAGWPARLSDMAVVEAAAAGLLPPGEGDRLLAVLRRLDERSVPVGEIVLLEDCKLFPSLWRRLLARFPVVDGSVLVPAAEPHTQLGRLQRAVSDAVSLDQSFTAQPDIDGSDGSIVVLRPHTCETAEQWLAHHYHAGQAQMLLVSEQHGASVDDTLRVNGAPVCGFDESSALRPALLALPLSFETFWDPLEPARLLDFLMHPIGPFRASARRAFGAVFSEHPGIGGAEWIKARAHLLAETPPEFRAELEQHIRVWLESPRHPRALGAPIDYAIERVKLLAQALRGRLLHLMPTDAVARDLGAALGQCAGTLSGLLSLQRDGVKHVKPRLLEQLCAQATTACGNSLAVAEAACMLSATTPEACALGPVAEVIWWMPSAPKLPAGHPWSRPEIEALAAGGVELVDQAFAMGSLAALWMRPLLTAADRLILVLPPAPAEDHPAWQLIALLAPALVASQLEEHPMVRDQLRQVASLPLQRAQGVWELDTDAPWRAAYPLPTRLPSQSYTSLDLHFNNPAIAVLKYAAGLRTGRATVVAKDGRLLGNLSHRLVETLFVNDDAPSWSQAQLEAWLEPELARLLEQEGMPLLAPGNSAALFQFKNTMRHGLWVLLQHMAHAGVVRVEAERPLAGMLGALRLNGATDLLLHLADGRTAALDLKWTGAKRYRQALSDGTYLQLALYGEMIRQELGALPAAVGYFTFREALLLTVTPDVFGPQARVISAKNGINASELVMQARATWAWRVRQWQEGRVDVIEKGLYPEPEPSPEDCLPLGETAPWHGDYTALFGTRE, from the coding sequence ATGCAAGAGCAACAAGGCACCACGGCAGCGCTGAGAATTACCCTGGGCCTGCATATCGAGCAGTGGCAAGGGCCTCACCCCGGGGCGTCGCTCGAACGCGCGACCGTGGGGCGTCAGGCTTTTCTCGGGATGTTGGAAACCTGGCTTGGCCTGTCGTCGTTGCCAGTCAGTGCGGCTGAACGGACCGCGGCCTTCCTGCTGGCATTGCGTCAATCCGATGGGCCGGACAGGTTTTTTCACGACAGTTTGGCGGCCGATGAAATCGGCACCGCGGCCCGCCTCCTGCAATGGCGCGACGAATGGATTCTTGGAGGATGGACGGGCACGGCGGCAGCGGGATGGCCGGCTCGCTTGTCTGACATGGCCGTCGTCGAAGCCGCGGCGGCCGGCTTGTTGCCCCCCGGCGAAGGCGATCGCCTGCTCGCTGTCCTGCGCCGGCTCGATGAGCGCAGCGTACCGGTCGGCGAGATCGTACTGCTGGAGGACTGCAAGCTTTTTCCGTCCTTGTGGCGTAGGCTCTTGGCCCGATTTCCGGTTGTCGACGGAAGCGTCCTGGTTCCCGCGGCCGAGCCGCATACGCAACTGGGGCGTCTGCAACGCGCCGTGTCGGATGCGGTGTCGCTTGACCAATCGTTCACGGCTCAGCCGGATATCGACGGCAGCGATGGCTCGATTGTCGTGCTTCGTCCCCACACGTGCGAAACCGCGGAGCAATGGCTGGCTCATCACTATCATGCCGGGCAGGCCCAGATGCTCCTGGTCAGCGAGCAGCACGGCGCTTCGGTCGACGATACCTTGCGTGTCAACGGCGCACCGGTCTGCGGTTTTGACGAGTCCAGTGCCTTGCGTCCGGCATTGTTGGCGTTGCCGCTGAGCTTCGAGACCTTCTGGGATCCTCTGGAACCTGCGCGCCTGCTGGATTTCCTCATGCATCCGATCGGGCCCTTCCGGGCCTCGGCGCGTCGCGCGTTCGGCGCGGTCTTTTCAGAGCATCCGGGTATCGGCGGGGCCGAGTGGATCAAGGCGCGCGCACACCTGCTGGCCGAGACACCGCCCGAATTTCGCGCGGAACTGGAGCAGCACATCCGGGTCTGGCTTGAATCGCCCCGCCATCCGCGAGCCCTCGGCGCGCCCATTGACTATGCAATCGAGCGGGTCAAACTGCTGGCGCAGGCACTGCGCGGCCGTTTGCTGCACCTCATGCCTACCGACGCCGTGGCGCGTGATCTCGGTGCGGCCCTGGGGCAATGCGCGGGCACGCTCAGCGGCCTCCTGTCGCTGCAGCGGGACGGGGTCAAGCACGTCAAGCCCCGGTTGCTCGAACAGCTGTGCGCTCAGGCGACCACGGCCTGCGGCAATAGCCTGGCCGTGGCCGAGGCGGCTTGCATGCTCAGCGCCACGACGCCCGAAGCCTGCGCCCTGGGGCCGGTCGCCGAAGTCATCTGGTGGATGCCCTCCGCGCCGAAGCTGCCAGCGGGGCATCCGTGGAGCCGTCCTGAAATCGAGGCGCTGGCAGCGGGCGGGGTCGAGCTTGTGGACCAGGCGTTCGCCATGGGAAGCCTGGCCGCGTTGTGGATGCGGCCGCTGCTGACTGCTGCGGATCGCCTGATTCTGGTCTTGCCGCCGGCACCGGCGGAAGACCATCCGGCATGGCAGCTTATCGCCTTGCTCGCGCCTGCGTTGGTCGCATCGCAGCTCGAAGAGCATCCAATGGTGCGCGACCAGTTGAGGCAGGTCGCGTCTCTGCCATTGCAACGCGCGCAAGGCGTCTGGGAGTTGGACACGGATGCGCCATGGCGGGCCGCCTATCCGCTTCCGACACGCCTGCCCTCGCAGTCTTACACGTCATTGGATCTTCATTTCAACAACCCGGCGATCGCCGTGTTGAAGTATGCGGCCGGTTTGCGTACTGGGCGGGCTACGGTGGTCGCGAAGGATGGCCGCTTGCTCGGCAACCTCTCGCACCGCTTGGTGGAGACCCTCTTCGTCAACGATGATGCGCCATCCTGGAGCCAGGCCCAATTGGAAGCGTGGCTGGAGCCGGAGTTGGCAAGATTGCTTGAACAGGAAGGCATGCCGTTGCTTGCGCCGGGCAACAGCGCCGCGCTCTTTCAGTTCAAGAACACCATGCGTCACGGCCTGTGGGTGTTGCTGCAGCATATGGCGCATGCCGGCGTCGTCCGTGTCGAGGCCGAGCGGCCGCTGGCTGGCATGCTCGGTGCGTTGCGTCTCAACGGCGCCACCGACCTGTTGTTGCATCTTGCCGATGGCAGGACCGCCGCGCTCGATCTCAAATGGACGGGCGCGAAGCGCTATCGGCAAGCGCTGTCCGACGGCACCTACCTGCAACTGGCGTTGTATGGCGAAATGATCCGGCAGGAACTCGGCGCGCTGCCTGCCGCGGTGGGCTATTTCACGTTCCGTGAGGCTCTGCTGTTGACCGTTACGCCAGACGTCTTCGGCCCACAAGCCCGTGTCATCAGTGCAAAGAACGGCATCAATGCGTCCGAGCTCGTCATGCAGGCCAGAGCCACCTGGGCCTGGCGGGTGCGGCAGTGGCAGGAAGGCCGTGTTGACGTGATCGAAAAGGGACTCTATCCAGAACCGGAACCATCTCCGGAAGATTGCCTGCCGCTGGGCGAAACCGCGCCGTGGCATGGCGATTACACGGCGCTGTTCGGCACCAGGGAATAA
- a CDS encoding ATP-dependent helicase produces MARIVPDGWQTMDAIGAMRREFETLELLAQGLPDEYTVYHAVHWTNIERSHAIHGEVDFVIVNQAGHMMLIEQKCGPLEETPDGLAKNYGGGKLKSVPAQMGRTVNSLRGKLARVLNGAYIEIEHLLYCPDYLCKTPQTVGVMSERIVDAGRRDALCTVIQQILPAGIAGPLYGQVHRFLCDVIQLEVDASALVGQAQALVTRVSSGLAYWARQIDMTPFRLHVNGTAGSGKTQLALAEYRAAIEAGRRPLYLCFNRPLADHIAAIVPAGGVVCTFHMLCVRMVRQSGSVPDFNAAMAFEQLVNACRELAVPPDLMFDTVIIDEGQDIKADWFELILRHARDDARILWLEDPMQKLYRHAAVELPGWIRLRADMNFRSPRAVVQLLQALVPDGVAVVPASPVAGHDVEFLTYETGAQLLDQVKEGVRLCELAGFATMDIALLSYRGRDSSRILSYDQLGSYALRKFLGTYDGEGRPQYSEGTLVTDTVHRFKGQSAPAVVMAEIDFEMLGDDEVRRLFVGATRASMKLVLVMSERAAARLLERLDACPTPA; encoded by the coding sequence ATGGCGCGTATCGTGCCGGATGGTTGGCAGACCATGGATGCCATTGGCGCGATGCGTCGGGAATTCGAGACGCTGGAATTGTTGGCGCAGGGGTTGCCGGATGAATATACGGTGTATCACGCCGTGCATTGGACCAATATCGAACGATCCCACGCCATCCACGGCGAAGTCGATTTCGTCATCGTCAACCAGGCCGGACACATGATGCTCATCGAGCAGAAATGCGGGCCATTGGAAGAGACGCCTGATGGGCTGGCCAAGAACTATGGCGGCGGCAAACTGAAATCGGTACCCGCGCAGATGGGCCGCACGGTGAACAGCCTGCGAGGCAAGCTGGCACGGGTCTTGAATGGTGCTTATATCGAGATTGAGCATCTGCTCTATTGCCCCGACTATTTGTGCAAGACGCCGCAAACGGTGGGCGTGATGTCCGAGCGTATCGTCGACGCAGGCCGACGCGACGCATTGTGTACGGTGATTCAGCAGATTCTTCCCGCAGGCATCGCGGGTCCGTTGTACGGGCAGGTACATCGGTTTCTCTGCGACGTCATTCAACTGGAGGTGGATGCCAGCGCCTTGGTGGGGCAGGCCCAGGCCCTGGTCACCCGCGTGTCCAGCGGGCTGGCGTATTGGGCCCGGCAAATCGACATGACGCCCTTTCGACTGCACGTGAACGGCACGGCTGGCTCTGGAAAGACGCAGTTGGCCCTGGCCGAATACCGCGCGGCAATCGAAGCCGGACGCAGGCCGCTGTATCTTTGCTTCAACCGGCCCCTGGCAGATCACATTGCCGCGATCGTGCCCGCTGGCGGCGTGGTGTGCACGTTCCACATGCTGTGCGTACGCATGGTCAGACAGTCGGGGTCGGTGCCTGACTTCAATGCGGCCATGGCCTTCGAGCAACTGGTCAACGCCTGCCGGGAATTGGCGGTCCCGCCGGATCTGATGTTCGACACGGTCATCATCGATGAGGGGCAGGACATCAAGGCCGATTGGTTTGAGCTGATTCTGCGCCATGCCCGAGATGATGCCCGCATTCTCTGGCTCGAAGATCCAATGCAGAAGCTGTATCGCCATGCCGCCGTGGAACTGCCGGGTTGGATACGCCTGCGAGCAGACATGAATTTCCGCAGTCCGCGCGCTGTCGTTCAATTGCTGCAGGCATTGGTCCCGGACGGCGTGGCGGTCGTGCCGGCATCGCCCGTTGCGGGCCACGACGTGGAATTCCTTACCTACGAGACGGGCGCGCAATTGCTCGACCAAGTCAAAGAAGGTGTGCGCCTGTGCGAATTGGCCGGGTTCGCCACGATGGACATCGCGCTTCTCAGTTATCGGGGAAGGGATAGCTCTCGCATCCTTTCCTACGATCAATTGGGTTCCTATGCGCTGAGAAAATTTCTTGGCACCTACGACGGTGAAGGCCGGCCGCAGTATTCCGAAGGCACGCTGGTGACGGATACCGTGCACCGCTTCAAGGGGCAGTCCGCGCCGGCAGTCGTGATGGCGGAGATCGACTTCGAAATGCTGGGCGACGACGAGGTTCGCCGCCTGTTCGTAGGCGCGACGCGCGCCTCGATGAAGCTGGTCCTGGTCATGTCCGAGCGGGCGGCGGCGCGACTGCTCGAACGTCTCGACGCCTGCCCGACTCCGGCGTGA
- a CDS encoding helix-turn-helix transcriptional regulator, translating to MPPLVANIFHVLKDAEQGGHFMSTPEIHRELCRSYPEPPVVKTVLRTLQKLLDQQLVESEKRGTALVWRRRAGAGGVAARSAGLMTHEQALALQTLKRFSSRQIPSLVSESLSSLFDTAEKRLGVSQSDSERRYRKWVDKVEVESGAFALQHPAIDSNTFSTVSRALFFEQKLEVVYRVRSKGDQETAKIIDPLGLVEVGGVIYLVAAMVGYPKPAMYRLDRVVSATMLPEIFAYPREFSLAEYVKHQRQFDFMVEGAIKLELRFLSGAGNHLIESPLSDDQVAEYVGSELRVRGTVLLSKRLRWWLRAFGPNVEVLGPARLREEMANEAETLAALYSARA from the coding sequence ATGCCCCCACTGGTCGCCAATATATTTCACGTCTTGAAGGACGCCGAGCAAGGCGGGCACTTCATGAGTACGCCGGAAATACACCGGGAGTTGTGCCGGTCATATCCCGAGCCTCCCGTCGTCAAGACTGTTCTGCGCACATTGCAGAAGTTGCTCGACCAACAGTTGGTGGAGTCCGAAAAGCGTGGCACGGCGCTGGTCTGGCGCAGGCGGGCCGGCGCTGGAGGTGTGGCCGCCAGGTCGGCCGGCTTGATGACGCATGAACAAGCGCTGGCGCTGCAGACTTTGAAGCGCTTTTCATCCCGCCAGATTCCGTCGCTGGTTTCCGAGTCGCTGTCTTCCTTGTTCGACACTGCGGAGAAACGCCTGGGCGTTTCGCAGAGCGACAGCGAACGTCGCTATCGAAAATGGGTGGATAAGGTCGAAGTAGAAAGCGGGGCCTTTGCCTTGCAGCATCCGGCCATAGACTCAAATACCTTTTCTACCGTTTCCCGTGCTTTATTTTTTGAGCAGAAACTCGAAGTGGTTTATCGCGTTCGCTCCAAAGGGGACCAGGAAACGGCGAAGATTATCGACCCGCTGGGATTGGTCGAGGTGGGCGGGGTGATTTATCTTGTCGCAGCCATGGTCGGCTATCCCAAGCCCGCCATGTACCGGCTTGACAGGGTGGTCAGCGCAACCATGCTGCCAGAGATATTCGCCTATCCCCGGGAATTCAGCCTGGCCGAGTATGTGAAACATCAGAGGCAGTTCGATTTCATGGTGGAGGGCGCCATCAAGCTGGAACTGCGGTTTCTCAGCGGCGCTGGCAATCACCTGATCGAATCGCCCTTATCCGATGATCAAGTGGCGGAGTATGTCGGATCGGAACTGCGGGTCAGGGGCACGGTCTTGCTCAGCAAACGCCTGCGTTGGTGGCTGAGAGCGTTTGGCCCGAATGTCGAGGTCCTGGGGCCGGCAAGGCTACGCGAGGAAATGGCCAACGAAGCGGAAACGCTTGCGGCGCTTTATTCAGCGCGTGCGTGA